One genomic segment of Oenanthe melanoleuca isolate GR-GAL-2019-014 chromosome 5, OMel1.0, whole genome shotgun sequence includes these proteins:
- the RCN1 gene encoding reticulocalbin-1: MAGGGALRALPVLLLLLAAGALGKPTARQERARPAAAQHEDRPGFQYDHEAFLGKEEARSFDQLSPEESRERLGKIVDRIDDNKDGYITTEELKNWIKRVQKRYIYENVAKVWKDYDLNKDDKIAWEEYKQATYGYYLENPEEFQDATDQHSFKKMLPRDERRFKTADLDGDLAATREEFTAFLHPEEFEHMKNIVVLETLEDIDKNEDGFVDQDEYIADMFANEEGGPEPDWVITEREQFSDFRDLNKDGKMDKDEIQHWILPQDYDHALAEARHLVYESDVDKDQKLTKEEVLDNWNMFVGSQATNYGEDLTRNHDEL, translated from the exons ATggcgggcggcggggcgctGAGGGCACTgcccgtgctgctgctgctgctggcggcgGGCGCGCTGGGCAAGCCCACGGCGCGGCAggagcgggcccggcccgcagcCGCGCAGCACGAGGACCGGCCCGGCTTCCAGTACGACCACGAGGCCTTCCTGGGCAAGGAGGAGGCGCGGAGCTTCGACCAGCTCAGCCCGGAGGAGAGCCGGGAGCGCCTGGG GAAGATTGTGGATAGAATAGATGACAACAAAGATGGCTATATCACAacagaggaattaaaaaactGGATTAAACGAGTGCAGAAACGCTACATCTATGAAAATGTGGCTAAAGTGTGGAAGGACTATGATCTAAACAAGGATGATAAAATTGCCTGGGAGGAATACAAACAAGCCACTTATGGTTATTATCTAG AAAATCCAGAAGAATTCCAAGATGCAACTGATCAGCACAGTTTTAAGAAAATGCTACCCAGAGATGAAAGACGATTCAAAACTGCAGATCTGGATGGGGACTTGGCTGCCACTCGTGAAGAATTCACTGCTTTCCTCCACCCAGAGGAGTTTGAGCACATGAAAAACATTGTTGTCTTA GAAACCTTAGAAGACATAGACAAAAACGAGGATGGTTTTGTGGATCAAGATGAGTACATTG CTGATATGTTTGCAAATGAGGAGGGTGGACCAGAGCCTGACTGGGTGATCACAGAGCGTGAGCAGTTTTCAGATTTTCGTGATCTCAACAAGGATGGAAAGATGGACAAAGATGAGATCCAGCACTGGATCCTGCCCCAGGACTATGATCATGCACTAGCTGAAGCCAGGCACTTAGTCTATGAATCTGATGTAGACAAG GATCAAAAACTAACAAAAGAGGAAGTTCTAGACAACTGGAATATGTTTGTTGGAAGTCAAGCTACTAATTATGGGGAGGACCTGACGAGAAACCATGATGAACTATGA